The following are from one region of the Paramagnetospirillum magnetotacticum MS-1 genome:
- a CDS encoding carboxyl transferase domain-containing protein: MSVIKSSVNPRSDEFKANAEATQDLVDDLKKVVAQVKMGGGQAMRERHIARGKLLPRERIRRLLDVGSPFLEFSQLAAWDMYSKDVMGAGIITGIGSINGQECMIVANDGTVKGGSYYPLTVKKHLRAQDIAKENNLPCVYLVESGGANLPNQDEVFPDRDHFGRIFYNQAQMSALGIPQISVVHGSCTAGGAYIPAMSDESVIVRNQGTIFLGGPPLVKAATGEVVSAEELGGADVHCRVSGVTDHYAQDDGHALAIARRIVGNLNRTKPTSLKMAAPEEPLYDPKEIYGIIPKDRRKPYDVREVIARIVDGSRLDEFKQTYGTTLVCGFAHIWGYPVGIVANNGILFSESAQKGAHFVELCSQRGIPLIFLQNITGFMIGKKYEAGGIAKDGAKMVTAVACAKVPRFTVIMGGSFGAGNYGMCGRAYQPRMLYMWPTGRVSVMGGEQAANVMAQIKKDAMEAKGQSWPAEEEEAFKAPIRDQYETQGHPYYAGARLWDDGLVDPAETRMVLALSLSASFNAPIEPTKFGVFRM, from the coding sequence ATGAGCGTGATCAAATCCTCCGTCAATCCCCGCTCGGACGAGTTCAAGGCCAATGCCGAGGCGACGCAAGACCTGGTGGACGACCTGAAAAAGGTGGTGGCCCAGGTGAAGATGGGCGGCGGCCAAGCCATGCGCGAACGCCATATCGCGCGCGGCAAGCTGCTGCCCAGAGAGCGCATCCGCCGCCTCCTCGACGTGGGCTCGCCCTTCCTGGAATTCTCGCAACTGGCCGCCTGGGACATGTATTCCAAGGACGTGATGGGGGCCGGAATCATCACCGGCATCGGCTCCATCAATGGCCAGGAATGCATGATCGTCGCCAATGACGGCACGGTGAAGGGCGGGTCCTACTATCCGCTGACGGTCAAGAAGCATCTGCGCGCCCAGGACATCGCCAAGGAAAACAATCTGCCTTGCGTCTATCTGGTGGAATCGGGCGGCGCGAACCTGCCCAACCAGGATGAGGTCTTCCCCGACCGCGACCATTTCGGCCGCATCTTCTATAATCAGGCCCAGATGTCGGCGCTGGGCATTCCGCAGATTTCCGTGGTGCACGGCTCGTGCACGGCGGGCGGCGCCTATATCCCGGCCATGTCTGATGAAAGCGTCATCGTCAGGAACCAGGGCACCATCTTCCTCGGCGGCCCGCCCCTGGTGAAGGCCGCCACCGGCGAGGTGGTCTCGGCCGAGGAGCTGGGCGGCGCCGACGTGCATTGCCGCGTCTCGGGCGTCACCGACCACTATGCCCAGGATGACGGCCACGCTTTGGCCATCGCGCGGCGCATCGTCGGCAATCTCAACCGCACCAAGCCAACCAGCCTCAAGATGGCCGCGCCGGAAGAGCCCCTGTACGACCCCAAGGAAATCTACGGCATCATCCCCAAGGACCGCCGCAAGCCCTATGATGTGCGCGAAGTCATCGCCCGCATCGTGGATGGGTCCAGGCTGGACGAGTTCAAGCAGACCTATGGCACCACCTTGGTCTGCGGCTTCGCCCATATCTGGGGCTATCCCGTGGGCATCGTCGCCAATAACGGCATCTTGTTCTCGGAAAGCGCCCAGAAGGGCGCCCATTTCGTCGAATTGTGCAGCCAGCGCGGCATTCCGCTGATCTTCTTGCAAAACATCACCGGCTTCATGATCGGCAAGAAATACGAGGCGGGTGGCATCGCCAAGGACGGCGCCAAGATGGTCACTGCGGTCGCCTGTGCCAAGGTTCCGCGCTTCACCGTCATCATGGGCGGCAGTTTCGGGGCGGGCAATTACGGCATGTGCGGCCGGGCCTACCAGCCCCGCATGCTCTATATGTGGCCGACGGGGCGCGTCTCGGTGATGGGCGGCGAACAGGCCGCAAATGTCATGGCCCAGATCAAGAAGGACGCCATGGAGGCCAAGGGTCAAAGCTGGCCCGCCGAGGAAGAGGAGGCCTTCAAGGCCCCCATCCGCGACCAGTACGAAACCCAGGGCCATCCCTATTACGCCGGAGCGCGGCTGTGGGACGACGGCTTGGTCGATCCGGCCGAGACCCGCATGGTGCTGGCGCTTTCCCTGTCCGCCTCCTTCAACGCCCCCATCGAGCCGACCAAGTTCGGCGTGTTCCGGATGTAA
- a CDS encoding AEC family transporter, which translates to MIQVLAALAPIIALIALGHQMRSKRWVGDEFWAPAEWATFHLFLPALLVASLARARLEGLPVGTIFAVETGVVLVMAAVTGLAAKGLARPPWSLDGPAFTSVFQCVIRPNTYVALALGAGLWGRQGVALVAVCTAAVIPLVNLLSTLAMLHWARKEGRLGWRDAVLPVVTNPLILSCALGAAINVSGFGLPPVAASILDILGGASLPLALLSIGAGIRLEALRRPGPAVWLSIIAKMIALPLLAFAALKFAGLSGVALAACGIYAALPASPASYVTARRMGGDAALVATILSAQTIAGALILPLWLLALGVG; encoded by the coding sequence ATGATCCAGGTCCTGGCGGCCCTGGCGCCGATCATCGCCCTGATCGCGCTGGGCCATCAGATGCGCTCGAAGCGCTGGGTCGGAGATGAATTCTGGGCACCGGCGGAATGGGCCACCTTTCACCTGTTTCTCCCCGCCCTGCTGGTCGCCTCGCTGGCCCGCGCCCGCCTGGAGGGATTGCCGGTCGGCACCATCTTCGCCGTCGAGACGGGAGTTGTACTGGTCATGGCGGCGGTGACGGGACTGGCGGCAAAGGGGCTGGCACGACCGCCATGGTCCCTGGACGGCCCCGCCTTCACCTCGGTGTTCCAATGCGTGATCCGCCCCAACACCTATGTCGCCCTGGCGCTTGGCGCAGGTCTATGGGGCCGTCAGGGCGTGGCGCTCGTCGCCGTCTGCACCGCAGCGGTGATTCCCCTGGTCAACCTGCTCTCCACCCTTGCCATGTTGCATTGGGCCCGCAAGGAGGGGCGGCTGGGATGGCGCGACGCCGTCTTGCCGGTGGTCACCAATCCCTTGATCCTGTCTTGCGCCCTGGGCGCGGCCATCAATGTTTCCGGCTTCGGCCTGCCCCCGGTGGCGGCCTCCATCCTCGACATTCTGGGCGGCGCGTCCTTGCCTCTGGCGCTGTTGTCCATCGGCGCGGGCATCCGTCTCGAAGCCTTAAGACGCCCCGGCCCAGCCGTTTGGCTGTCCATCATTGCCAAGATGATCGCACTCCCCCTGTTGGCGTTCGCAGCCCTGAAATTCGCCGGTCTGAGCGGAGTAGCCTTGGCCGCCTGCGGCATTTATGCCGCCCTGCCCGCCTCTCCCGCCTCCTATGTCACCGCCCGGAGAATGGGCGGCGACGCCGCCCTGGTGGCCACCATTTTGTCGGCCCAGACCATCGCCGGGGCGCTGATCCTTCCCCTGTGGCTGCTGGCGCTGGGTGTCGGCTGA
- a CDS encoding Crp/Fnr family transcriptional regulator produces the protein MSDTAGTPGLQRVFPRGTVIFKEGDTGREAYLLQQGTVRVFKTVAGRKITIGRLWPFQVFGEMALIDDSPRMASALVDDDATCLVLTKDAIRAMMDQAPPGLNTLILSLLSTIREMGSELADARATLAEHGVE, from the coding sequence ATGAGCGACACCGCCGGAACACCCGGACTGCAACGCGTCTTCCCTCGGGGCACGGTCATTTTCAAGGAGGGTGACACCGGGCGCGAGGCCTATCTGCTGCAGCAGGGCACGGTGCGCGTCTTCAAGACCGTGGCCGGGCGCAAGATCACCATCGGCCGCCTATGGCCCTTTCAGGTGTTCGGCGAAATGGCCCTGATCGACGACAGCCCGCGCATGGCGTCGGCCCTGGTGGATGACGACGCCACCTGTCTGGTCCTGACCAAGGACGCCATCCGCGCCATGATGGATCAGGCGCCGCCGGGTCTGAACACCCTGATCCTTTCCCTGCTATCCACCATCCGCGAAATGGGCTCGGAACTGGCCGATGCGCGGGCCACCCTGGCCGAGCACGGGGTGGAATGA
- a CDS encoding enoyl-CoA hydratase/isomerase family protein — MSALLVTSHDGVLTITLNRPERHNAFDDALIKELAAAFRDAATAPGIRAVVLESTGKSFSAGADLDWMKRMAGYSHGENLADAQALSDMLEAIDACPRPVIGVVQGAAYGGGVGLVACCDLAVAADSASFCLSEVKLGIIPAVISPYVVRAMGGRQARRYAVTAELFDAAQAQATGLVHEVVPADKLTEVRDKWLARLKGNGPQAMTAAKTLIRRAADQPLDNELRTWTAERIAERRASDEGKEGIRAFLEKRKPAWIEG, encoded by the coding sequence ATGAGCGCCCTTCTCGTCACCTCCCATGACGGCGTGCTGACCATCACGCTCAACAGGCCTGAGCGCCACAACGCCTTCGACGACGCCCTGATCAAGGAATTGGCCGCCGCCTTCCGCGACGCGGCCACGGCACCGGGCATCCGCGCCGTGGTGCTGGAGTCCACAGGGAAAAGCTTCTCTGCGGGAGCCGATCTGGACTGGATGAAGCGTATGGCTGGCTATTCCCATGGGGAAAATCTGGCCGATGCCCAAGCCCTGTCGGACATGCTCGAAGCCATCGATGCCTGCCCCCGGCCCGTCATCGGCGTGGTCCAGGGGGCGGCCTATGGCGGCGGTGTCGGGCTGGTGGCTTGCTGTGATCTGGCCGTGGCGGCCGATAGCGCCAGTTTCTGCCTGTCCGAGGTCAAGTTGGGCATCATTCCGGCGGTGATTTCCCCTTATGTGGTGCGCGCCATGGGAGGCCGTCAGGCCCGGCGCTATGCCGTCACCGCCGAACTGTTCGACGCGGCGCAAGCCCAGGCCACCGGACTGGTGCACGAAGTGGTGCCCGCCGACAAGCTGACCGAGGTCAGGGACAAATGGCTGGCTCGTCTCAAGGGCAACGGACCACAGGCCATGACGGCGGCCAAGACCCTGATCCGCCGCGCCGCCGACCAGCCGCTGGACAATGAGTTGCGCACCTGGACCGCCGAACGGATCGCCGAGCGCCGCGCTTCCGACGAAGGCAAGGAGGGCATCCGCGCCTTCCTGGAAAAGCGTAAACCCGCATGGATCGAGGGATAA
- the topA gene encoding type I DNA topoisomerase, protein MKVVVVESPAKAKTINKYLGSDFHVLASYGHIRDLPPKDGSVRPDEGFAMDWETDAKSERQIKEIVAAVKGADKLFLATDPDREGEAISWHVRQVLEARKALKGVEVKRVVFNEITKSAVLDAMRNPREIHQELVDAYLARRALDYLVGFTLSPVLWRKLPGSRSAGRVQSVALRLICERESEIESFRPREYWTIAADFLTPKGALLSAGLTHLGGKKLDKFDLSSEALARDAEKKAASARYSVASVERKRTKRNPYPPFTTSTLQQEASRKLYFAAARTMQLAQRLYEGVDIGGETVGLITYMRTDGVQMAAEAIAGARAVIAEDFGKAYVPDAPRLYKTKAKNAQEAHEAIRPTDLARRPEDVARYLDKDQLRLYELIWKRTLASQMAAAELDQVGVDIAGDQHGIVFRATGSVVVFDGFMKVYREDKDDSDDEDAEKLLPDVNEKDSMDRKAMRTEQHFTQPPPRFSEASLVKRMEELGIGRPSTYASILSVLQERNYVRLDQRRFIPEDRGRLVTAFLESFFGRYVEYNFTADLENQLDDISGGRDEWRKVLDRFWRDFSGAVDETKDLRVAQVLDALDELLGPHFFPDNGTGHDPRSCPTCNAGRLSLKLGKFGAFIGCSAYPECRFTRPLTTGGEGEEEVREGPKELGNDPASGLPVSLRKGPYGHYVQLGDESTMKAEPAPVPEKGKKAKAAKTPKPKRVSLYKGLEPADVTLDIACRLLELPRLVGTHPETGKSISAGVGRFGPYVVHDGTYKSLAKDDDVLVIGMNRAMELLSQAKGRGGSGPLKTLGEHEGKPVTLHEGRYGPYVSRDGVHATLPKDSSVDTVTLEAALVLIAAKAAKGPAKPVRGRKAAPSAKADAAPKKPAAKKAAPKKAAAKKAPAKKKPAV, encoded by the coding sequence ATGAAAGTCGTCGTCGTCGAGTCTCCGGCCAAGGCCAAGACCATCAATAAATATCTGGGCAGCGACTTCCACGTGCTGGCCTCCTACGGCCATATCCGCGATCTGCCGCCCAAGGACGGTTCGGTGCGGCCCGACGAGGGCTTCGCCATGGACTGGGAGACGGATGCCAAGTCCGAGCGCCAGATCAAGGAGATCGTGGCCGCCGTCAAGGGTGCCGACAAACTGTTCCTGGCCACCGACCCGGATCGTGAGGGCGAGGCCATTTCCTGGCATGTGCGCCAGGTGCTGGAAGCCAGGAAGGCGCTGAAGGGGGTCGAGGTCAAACGGGTGGTCTTCAACGAGATCACCAAGTCCGCCGTACTCGACGCCATGCGCAATCCCCGCGAAATCCATCAGGAGCTGGTTGACGCCTATCTGGCGCGGCGCGCGCTGGATTATCTGGTGGGCTTCACCCTGTCGCCGGTTCTGTGGCGCAAGCTGCCGGGCTCGCGCTCGGCGGGACGGGTGCAGTCGGTGGCGCTGCGCCTGATCTGCGAACGCGAATCCGAAATCGAGAGCTTTCGCCCCCGCGAATACTGGACCATCGCCGCCGATTTCCTGACGCCCAAGGGGGCGCTGCTGTCGGCGGGGCTGACCCATCTGGGCGGCAAGAAGCTGGACAAGTTCGACCTGTCCTCGGAAGCCCTGGCCCGCGACGCCGAGAAGAAGGCGGCCAGTGCCCGCTACTCGGTCGCCTCGGTAGAGCGCAAGCGCACCAAGCGCAATCCCTATCCGCCCTTTACCACCTCGACGCTCCAGCAAGAAGCCAGCCGTAAGCTGTATTTCGCCGCGGCGCGCACCATGCAACTGGCCCAGCGCCTGTATGAAGGTGTGGATATCGGCGGAGAGACGGTGGGTCTGATCACCTATATGCGAACCGACGGCGTGCAGATGGCCGCCGAGGCCATCGCAGGGGCCCGCGCCGTGATCGCCGAGGATTTCGGCAAGGCCTATGTCCCGGACGCGCCGCGCCTTTACAAGACCAAGGCCAAGAACGCACAGGAAGCCCACGAGGCCATCCGTCCCACCGATCTGGCGCGCCGTCCCGAGGACGTGGCCCGCTACCTCGACAAGGACCAGCTGCGTCTCTACGAACTGATCTGGAAGCGGACGCTCGCCAGCCAGATGGCCGCCGCCGAACTGGATCAGGTGGGCGTCGATATCGCGGGCGACCAGCACGGAATCGTCTTTCGCGCCACCGGTTCGGTGGTGGTGTTCGACGGCTTCATGAAGGTCTACCGCGAGGACAAGGACGATTCCGACGACGAGGATGCGGAAAAGCTGCTGCCCGACGTCAATGAAAAGGATTCCATGGACCGCAAGGCCATGCGCACCGAGCAGCACTTCACCCAGCCGCCGCCCCGTTTCTCCGAAGCCAGTCTGGTCAAGCGCATGGAGGAACTGGGCATCGGGCGGCCGTCCACCTATGCCTCCATCCTGTCCGTGCTGCAGGAGCGCAATTACGTCCGCCTGGATCAGCGGCGCTTCATCCCCGAGGATCGCGGCCGTCTGGTCACCGCCTTCCTGGAAAGTTTTTTCGGCCGCTATGTGGAATACAATTTCACCGCCGATCTGGAAAACCAGTTGGACGATATTTCCGGCGGCCGGGACGAGTGGCGCAAGGTGCTGGATCGGTTCTGGCGCGACTTCTCGGGCGCCGTGGACGAGACCAAGGATCTGCGCGTCGCCCAGGTTCTCGATGCCCTGGACGAACTCCTGGGGCCGCACTTCTTTCCCGATAACGGTACGGGCCACGACCCGCGTTCCTGCCCCACCTGCAACGCCGGGCGTTTGTCGCTGAAGCTGGGCAAGTTCGGGGCCTTCATCGGCTGCTCCGCCTATCCCGAATGCCGCTTCACCCGGCCGCTGACCACCGGGGGAGAGGGCGAGGAGGAGGTGCGCGAAGGCCCCAAGGAACTGGGCAACGATCCCGCCAGCGGGTTGCCCGTCTCTTTACGCAAGGGCCCCTATGGCCATTATGTCCAGCTGGGCGATGAATCGACGATGAAGGCCGAGCCCGCTCCCGTGCCGGAGAAGGGAAAGAAGGCCAAGGCGGCCAAGACCCCTAAGCCCAAACGCGTCTCTCTTTACAAGGGGCTGGAACCCGCCGACGTCACCCTGGACATCGCCTGCCGCCTCTTGGAACTGCCGCGTCTGGTCGGCACCCATCCCGAGACAGGCAAATCCATCAGCGCCGGTGTGGGCCGTTTCGGCCCCTATGTGGTCCATGACGGCACCTACAAGTCGCTGGCCAAGGACGATGACGTGCTGGTCATCGGCATGAACCGTGCCATGGAGCTGCTGTCCCAGGCCAAGGGGCGCGGCGGCTCCGGGCCGCTCAAGACTTTGGGCGAGCATGAGGGCAAGCCGGTCACCCTGCATGAGGGGCGCTATGGCCCCTATGTGTCGCGCGACGGCGTGCACGCCACCCTGCCCAAGGACAGTTCGGTCGATACCGTGACCCTGGAGGCCGCCCTGGTCCTGATCGCCGCCAAGGCGGCCAAGGGACCGGCCAAGCCCGTCCGGGGACGCAAGGCCGCTCCGTCCGCCAAGGCCGATGCCGCTCCCAAGAAACCCGCCGCCAAGAAGGCGGCTCCCAAGAAGGCCGCGGCCAAGAAGGCTCCCGCCAAGAAAAAGCCGGCTGTCTAG
- a CDS encoding isovaleryl-CoA dehydrogenase: MTGFNSALNFDLGETADMMRDSVAAFAAAEIAPRAAEIDRSNEFPNELWPRLGQMGLLGITVDEKYGGAGMGYLEHVVAMEEISRASASVGLSYGAHSNLCVNQIKRNGTEAQKMKYLPKLISGEYIGALAMSEPNAGSDVVSMKLKAEKKGDRYILNGTKMWITNGPDADVIVVYAKTDVTAGPRGITAFLVEKTFKGFSVAQKLDKLGMRGSNTGELVFTDCEVPEENVLGAVGKGVNVLMSGLDFERVVLTGGPLGIMAACMDVVVPYIHERVQFGQPIGTFQLMQGKLADMYTTFNACRAYTYAVAKACDRGETSRKDAAGVILYGAEKATWMALEAIQTLGGNGYINEYATGRLLRDAKLYEIGAGTSEIRRMLIGRELFEETK, translated from the coding sequence ATGACCGGCTTCAATTCCGCGCTGAACTTCGATCTGGGCGAGACCGCCGACATGATGCGCGATTCCGTCGCTGCCTTCGCCGCGGCCGAGATCGCGCCGCGCGCCGCCGAGATCGACCGGTCCAACGAATTCCCCAACGAGCTTTGGCCGCGTCTGGGCCAGATGGGCCTGTTGGGCATCACCGTGGACGAGAAGTACGGCGGCGCCGGAATGGGCTATCTCGAACATGTGGTGGCCATGGAAGAGATCAGCCGGGCCTCGGCCTCGGTGGGTCTGTCCTACGGGGCGCATTCCAATCTCTGCGTCAACCAGATCAAGCGCAACGGCACCGAAGCCCAGAAGATGAAGTACCTGCCCAAGCTGATCTCGGGCGAGTATATCGGCGCGCTGGCCATGAGCGAGCCCAATGCTGGCTCCGACGTGGTCTCCATGAAGCTCAAGGCCGAGAAGAAGGGCGACCGCTACATCCTCAACGGCACCAAGATGTGGATCACCAACGGCCCCGACGCCGATGTGATCGTGGTCTATGCCAAGACCGACGTCACGGCGGGGCCGCGCGGCATCACCGCCTTCCTGGTGGAAAAGACCTTCAAGGGCTTCTCCGTCGCGCAGAAGCTGGACAAGCTGGGCATGCGCGGCTCCAACACCGGCGAACTGGTGTTCACCGACTGTGAAGTGCCGGAAGAGAACGTGCTGGGCGCCGTGGGTAAGGGCGTCAACGTGCTCATGAGCGGCCTGGACTTCGAGCGCGTGGTGCTGACCGGCGGGCCGCTGGGCATCATGGCCGCCTGCATGGACGTGGTGGTTCCCTATATCCACGAGCGCGTCCAGTTCGGCCAGCCCATCGGCACCTTCCAGCTGATGCAGGGCAAGCTGGCCGACATGTACACCACTTTCAACGCCTGCCGCGCCTACACCTATGCGGTGGCCAAGGCCTGCGACCGGGGCGAGACAAGCCGCAAGGACGCGGCCGGGGTGATCCTCTACGGCGCCGAGAAGGCTACCTGGATGGCGCTGGAAGCCATCCAGACCCTGGGCGGCAACGGCTATATCAATGAATACGCCACCGGACGCCTGCTGCGCGACGCCAAGCTCTACGAGATCGGCGCGGGCACGTCGGAAATCCGCCGCATGCTCATCGGCCGCGAGCTGTTCGAAGAGACCAAGTAG
- a CDS encoding patatin-like phospholipase family protein encodes MGKPHRIALALQGGGVHGAFTWGVLDALLEEAATGKIEFVGVSGASSGALTATAMAYGYHEGAAQPGPASARSRRMAEAARTKIRELWETVARAAFWGGNPFVAAIGLAQDWNIDDTPAARWADVAGGNTPAAESGLGTYLTAVLRDVLPQIPAIFALPQEGTPTLIVAATDIGECRRQLFIDGAVSPDAVRASTNLPTSLHTVSIGDHHYWDGGYMGNPPLTPLVERLRETNAEDLVLVTLNPLHRDGPPPKGGRQVLDRLNEVAFNASLVHEVNAIETINRLVDADMIKEPPPGQHPYRRVNLHRIHADEEMVKLGVYSKDAPAWDFLVYLRDLGRKAFTESWETIRPALGKHSSWDTNSVCDQILARKAITTREK; translated from the coding sequence ATGGGAAAGCCCCATCGGATCGCGCTGGCCTTGCAGGGCGGCGGTGTGCACGGAGCCTTTACCTGGGGCGTGCTCGACGCCTTGCTGGAAGAAGCCGCCACCGGAAAAATCGAATTCGTCGGCGTCAGCGGAGCCTCGTCGGGGGCCCTGACCGCCACCGCCATGGCTTATGGCTATCATGAAGGCGCCGCCCAGCCAGGCCCCGCCAGCGCGCGGTCCCGGCGCATGGCCGAAGCGGCGCGCACCAAGATCCGTGAATTATGGGAGACGGTGGCCCGCGCCGCCTTCTGGGGCGGCAATCCCTTCGTGGCCGCCATCGGTCTGGCCCAGGACTGGAATATCGACGACACCCCCGCCGCCCGTTGGGCGGATGTGGCGGGCGGCAATACCCCGGCGGCGGAATCGGGTCTGGGCACCTATCTCACTGCCGTGCTGAGGGATGTGCTGCCCCAGATTCCCGCCATCTTCGCCCTGCCGCAAGAGGGGACGCCCACCCTGATCGTCGCCGCCACCGATATCGGCGAATGCCGCCGCCAGTTGTTCATCGACGGCGCGGTGTCACCCGACGCGGTGCGGGCTTCGACCAATCTGCCCACCTCATTGCATACGGTCAGTATCGGCGATCACCATTATTGGGATGGCGGCTATATGGGCAATCCGCCCTTGACCCCCCTGGTAGAGCGGCTGCGCGAAACCAATGCCGAGGATCTGGTCCTGGTGACGCTGAACCCGCTGCACCGCGACGGCCCGCCGCCCAAGGGTGGGCGCCAGGTGCTGGACCGTCTCAACGAAGTGGCCTTCAACGCCTCCCTGGTGCACGAGGTCAACGCCATCGAGACCATCAACCGTCTGGTGGACGCCGACATGATCAAGGAGCCGCCGCCCGGCCAGCATCCCTATCGCCGGGTCAATCTGCACCGCATCCATGCCGACGAGGAGATGGTCAAGCTGGGCGTCTATTCCAAGGATGCCCCCGCCTGGGACTTCCTGGTCTATCTCCGCGACCTGGGCCGCAAGGCCTTTACCGAGTCCTGGGAAACCATCCGGCCCGCTTTGGGCAAGCATTCATCCTGGGATACCAATTCGGTCTGCGACCAGATCCTGGCCCGAAAGGCCATCACCACCCGGGAGAAATAG
- the dprA gene encoding DNA-processing protein DprA, with protein MQAATLHAMDEGKRQLSAAERFDWLRLIRSENVGPRTFSRLLERFGSAGEALAVLPDLARRGGARRPIRICPKSDAERELEATERVGARLLGLCEPGYPAWLAALDDGPPLLSVLGNSSILAKPMVAMVGARNASLNGRNFARRLAADLGRAGYVVTSGMARGIDTAAHQGALASGTVAVLAGGVDVVYPPENTDLWREICAAGTVVSEMPVGTQPQASYFPRRNRIISGLSLGVVVVEANARSGSLITARFAADQGREVFAVPGSPMDPRAAGPNDLIRNGATLTESVTDVTDVLGDLLRRPLAEGKRADFRASGPVEPDESELDRARSQVAEALGPAPVMVDEIIRQCQLSPSMVSWVLLEIELAGRLERHPGNRVSLLVG; from the coding sequence ATGCAAGCGGCCACTCTGCACGCCATGGACGAGGGCAAGAGGCAACTTTCAGCCGCTGAACGGTTCGACTGGTTGCGGCTGATCCGCAGCGAGAATGTGGGGCCGCGCACGTTCTCGCGTTTGCTGGAACGCTTCGGCTCGGCCGGTGAGGCTCTGGCGGTCCTGCCCGATCTGGCCAGGCGGGGCGGGGCGCGCCGTCCTATCCGGATCTGTCCCAAATCCGATGCCGAGCGCGAATTGGAGGCGACCGAGCGGGTGGGGGCGCGGCTTCTGGGTCTATGCGAACCGGGCTATCCCGCCTGGCTGGCGGCGCTGGACGATGGGCCGCCATTGCTTTCGGTGCTGGGCAATTCTTCCATTCTGGCCAAGCCCATGGTGGCCATGGTCGGCGCCCGCAATGCCTCGCTCAATGGCCGCAATTTCGCGCGGCGTCTGGCCGCCGATCTGGGCCGGGCCGGATATGTGGTGACCAGCGGCATGGCGCGCGGTATCGATACCGCCGCCCATCAAGGCGCATTGGCCTCGGGCACCGTGGCGGTGCTGGCTGGTGGCGTCGATGTTGTCTATCCCCCGGAAAACACCGATCTGTGGCGCGAGATCTGCGCGGCGGGCACCGTGGTGTCCGAAATGCCAGTGGGGACCCAGCCCCAGGCCAGCTATTTTCCCCGGCGCAACCGCATTATCTCGGGTCTGTCCTTAGGCGTGGTGGTGGTCGAGGCCAATGCCCGCTCGGGCTCGCTGATCACGGCGCGGTTCGCCGCCGATCAGGGGCGTGAAGTCTTCGCGGTGCCGGGCTCGCCCATGGATCCGCGCGCCGCCGGACCCAATGATCTGATCCGCAATGGCGCCACCCTGACGGAAAGTGTCACCGATGTGACCGATGTGCTGGGCGATCTGTTGCGCCGCCCCCTGGCCGAGGGCAAACGCGCCGATTTCCGCGCCTCAGGACCAGTCGAGCCCGACGAGTCCGAGCTGGATCGGGCCCGCTCTCAGGTGGCCGAGGCCTTGGGGCCCGCACCGGTGATGGTTGACGAAATCATCCGCCAATGCCAATTGTCACCCTCCATGGTGTCCTGGGTCCTGCTGGAGATCGAACTGGCAGGTCGTCTGGAACGCCATCCCGGCAATCGGGTCTCGCTGCTGGTCGGCTGA